One window of Rhizobium leguminosarum genomic DNA carries:
- a CDS encoding F0F1 ATP synthase subunit delta, whose product MPVADTSQLTSGVAERYASSLFDLALEQGAVDSVTADLDRFQAMLDESADLKRFVASPVFSAEDQLKAIVAISEKAGISGFFANFLKVVARNRRLFALPGMIKAFRIIAANHRGEISAEVTSAHALSQAQETELKVALKSVTGKDVTIAVTVDPSILGGLIVKVGSRQIDTSLRTKLSTLKLALKEVG is encoded by the coding sequence GTGCCAGTGGCAGACACGTCCCAGCTTACATCTGGTGTTGCCGAGCGCTATGCCTCGTCGCTTTTCGATCTGGCGCTCGAGCAGGGCGCCGTCGACAGCGTCACCGCCGATCTTGACCGTTTCCAGGCGATGCTGGATGAGAGCGCCGACCTGAAGCGTTTCGTCGCAAGCCCGGTTTTCTCTGCCGAGGACCAGCTGAAGGCGATCGTCGCCATCAGCGAGAAGGCCGGAATCAGCGGTTTCTTCGCCAATTTCCTGAAGGTCGTGGCGCGCAACCGCCGCCTGTTTGCCCTGCCCGGCATGATCAAGGCCTTCCGCATCATCGCCGCGAACCATCGCGGTGAAATCTCCGCCGAGGTCACCTCGGCACATGCGCTTTCGCAAGCGCAGGAAACTGAATTGAAGGTGGCACTCAAGAGCGTTACCGGCAAAGACGTGACGATTGCTGTCACGGTTGATCCGTCAATTCTTGGTGGTCTGATCGTCAAGGTCGGGTCCCGCCAGATTGATACGTCTCTTCGTACCAAACTCTCCACTCTTAAGCTCGCATTGAAAGAGGTTGGCTGA
- the atpA gene encoding F0F1 ATP synthase subunit alpha, protein MDIRAAEISAILKDQIKNFGKEAEVSEVGQVLSVGDGIARVYGLDNVQAGEMVEFPGGIRGMALNLESDNVGVVIFGSDRDIKEGDTVKRTGAIVDVPVGPELLGRVVDALGNPIDGKGPINATRRSRVDIKAPGIIPRKSVHEPMSTGLKAIDALIPVGRGQRELVIGDRQTGKTAILLDAFLNQKAIHENGPEGEKLYCVYVAIGQKRSTVAQFVKVLEERGALKYSIIVAATASDPAPMQYLAPFAGCAMGEYFRDNGMHALIGYDDLSKQAVSYRQMSLLLRRPPGREAYPGDVFYLHSRLLERAAKMNDDQGAGSLTALPVIETQGNDVSAFIPTNVISITDGQIFLETDLFYQGIRPAVNVGLSVSRVGSAAQIKAMKQVAGSIKGELAQYREMAAFAQFGSDLDAATQRLLNRGARLTELLKQPQFSPLKTEEQVAVIFAGVNGYLDKLPVASVGKFEQGFLSYLRSEGSAILDAIRTEKAISDDTRGKLTAALDTFAKSFA, encoded by the coding sequence ATGGATATCCGCGCCGCGGAAATTTCCGCAATTCTCAAAGACCAGATCAAAAATTTCGGCAAAGAGGCAGAAGTCTCGGAAGTCGGCCAGGTTCTCTCCGTCGGTGACGGTATCGCCCGCGTCTACGGTCTGGACAATGTCCAGGCCGGTGAAATGGTCGAGTTCCCCGGCGGCATCCGCGGCATGGCGCTGAACCTCGAATCCGACAATGTCGGCGTCGTCATCTTCGGCTCCGACCGTGACATCAAGGAAGGCGACACCGTCAAGCGGACTGGCGCCATCGTCGACGTTCCCGTCGGTCCGGAACTGCTCGGCCGCGTCGTCGACGCGCTCGGCAACCCGATCGACGGCAAGGGCCCGATCAATGCGACGCGCCGTTCGCGCGTCGACATCAAGGCACCCGGCATCATTCCGCGCAAGTCGGTTCATGAGCCGATGTCGACCGGCCTGAAGGCCATCGACGCGCTGATCCCGGTCGGCCGCGGCCAGCGCGAGCTGGTTATCGGCGACCGTCAGACCGGCAAGACCGCGATCCTTCTCGACGCCTTCCTCAACCAGAAGGCCATTCACGAGAACGGTCCGGAAGGCGAGAAGCTTTATTGCGTCTACGTCGCCATCGGCCAGAAGCGCTCGACCGTCGCTCAGTTTGTCAAGGTGCTCGAAGAGCGCGGTGCGCTGAAGTATTCGATCATCGTCGCAGCGACCGCCTCCGATCCGGCTCCGATGCAGTATCTGGCTCCGTTTGCCGGCTGCGCCATGGGCGAATATTTCCGCGACAACGGCATGCATGCGCTGATCGGTTACGACGACCTGTCCAAGCAGGCCGTTTCCTACCGCCAGATGTCGCTGCTGCTGCGCCGCCCGCCGGGCCGCGAAGCCTATCCGGGCGACGTTTTCTACCTGCACTCGCGCCTGCTCGAGCGCGCTGCGAAGATGAACGACGACCAGGGCGCCGGTTCACTGACTGCTCTTCCGGTCATCGAAACGCAGGGCAACGACGTGTCGGCCTTCATTCCGACCAACGTGATCTCGATCACCGACGGCCAGATCTTCCTTGAAACCGATCTGTTCTACCAGGGTATCCGCCCGGCGGTGAACGTCGGTCTGTCGGTGTCCCGCGTCGGTTCCGCGGCACAGATCAAGGCGATGAAGCAGGTTGCCGGTTCGATCAAGGGTGAACTCGCCCAGTATCGCGAAATGGCCGCTTTTGCCCAGTTCGGTTCGGACCTCGACGCTGCGACGCAGCGCCTGTTGAACCGCGGTGCACGCCTGACCGAACTCCTGAAGCAGCCGCAGTTCTCGCCGCTGAAGACGGAAGAACAGGTCGCGGTGATTTTTGCCGGCGTCAACGGCTATCTCGACAAGCTGCCGGTCGCTTCGGTCGGCAAGTTCGAGCAGGGCTTCCTCTCGTATCTGCGTTCGGAAGGCTCCGCCATCCTCGACGCGATCCGCACGGAAAAGGCAATCAGCGACGATACCAGGGGCAAGCTCACCGCTGCTCTCGATACCTTCGCAAAGTCTTTCGCGTAA
- a CDS encoding F0F1 ATP synthase subunit gamma: MPSLKDLKNRIASVKATQKITKAMKMVAAAKLRRAQEAAEAARPYSQRMGAVLANIAKAVTDADGAPTLMTGTGKDQVHLLVVCTAERGLCGGFNSQIARFARDHVRKLLAEGKTVKIFTVGKKGYDILRREYASLIIERKELRDVKRIGFENADQLGKRIIEMYEAGEFDVCTLFYSEFKSVISQIPTAQQLIPASTGAAQNEDAEHAGAVYEYEPDPASILEDLIPRNISVQIFRALLENVAGEMGAKMSAMDNATRNAGEMINKLTLSYNRQRQAQITKELIEIISGAEAL; encoded by the coding sequence ATGCCTTCACTTAAGGATCTGAAAAACCGGATCGCCTCCGTCAAGGCGACGCAGAAGATCACCAAGGCGATGAAAATGGTCGCCGCGGCGAAGCTTCGGCGTGCGCAGGAGGCGGCCGAGGCCGCCCGGCCCTATTCGCAGCGCATGGGTGCGGTTCTGGCGAACATCGCCAAGGCCGTCACCGATGCGGATGGCGCGCCGACGCTGATGACCGGCACCGGCAAGGACCAGGTTCATCTGCTGGTAGTCTGCACGGCCGAACGCGGTCTGTGCGGCGGCTTCAACTCGCAGATCGCGCGCTTTGCGCGTGACCATGTGCGCAAGCTGCTTGCCGAGGGCAAGACGGTGAAGATCTTCACCGTCGGCAAGAAGGGCTACGACATCCTTCGCCGCGAATATGCTTCGTTGATCATCGAGCGCAAGGAATTGCGCGACGTCAAGCGGATCGGGTTCGAGAATGCGGATCAGCTCGGCAAGCGCATCATCGAGATGTACGAAGCCGGCGAATTCGACGTTTGCACGCTGTTCTATTCCGAGTTCAAGTCGGTGATCAGTCAGATCCCGACGGCGCAGCAGCTCATTCCGGCTTCGACCGGTGCGGCGCAGAACGAAGATGCCGAGCATGCCGGCGCCGTCTACGAATATGAGCCGGATCCGGCATCGATCCTCGAAGATCTGATCCCGCGCAACATCTCCGTCCAGATCTTCCGCGCGCTCCTTGAGAATGTCGCAGGCGAGATGGGCGCGAAGATGAGCGCTATGGACAATGCGACGCGTAATGCCGGTGAGATGATCAACAAACTGACGCTGAGCTACAACCGCCAGCGTCAGGCGCAGATCACCAAGGAACTCATTGAAATCATTTCGGGCGCGGAAGCGCTCTGA
- the atpD gene encoding F0F1 ATP synthase subunit beta: MAEAATPKIGSVGRVTQVIGAVVDVAFEGELPKILNALETTNNGVRLVLEVAQHLGENEVRTIAMDSSEGLVRGQQVSDTGAPIMVPVGNETLGRIMNVIGEPVDEAGPLVTAHKRAIHQDAPSYVEQSTEAQILVTGIKVVDLLAPYARGGKIGLFGGAGVGKTVLIMELINNVAKAHGGYSVFAGVGERTREGNDLYHEMIESNVNKHGGGEGSKAALVYGQMNEPPGARARVALTGLTVAEHFRDQGQDVLFFVDNIFRFTQAGSEVSALLGRIPSAVGYQPTLATDMGQMQERITTTTTGSITSVQAIYVPADDLTDPAPATSFAHLDATTVLSRSIAEKGIYPAVDPLDSTSRMLDPLVVGEEHYEVARKVQSTLQRYKALQDIIAILGMDELSEEDKIAVARARKIERFLSQPFFVAEVFTGSPGKLVALEDTIKGFKGLVNGEYDHLPEAAFYMVGSMEEAIEKAKKLAAV; this comes from the coding sequence ATGGCTGAGGCAGCTACCCCCAAGATCGGCTCTGTCGGCAGAGTCACACAGGTTATCGGCGCCGTCGTCGACGTTGCTTTCGAAGGCGAACTGCCGAAGATCCTGAACGCGCTGGAAACCACCAACAACGGCGTCCGTCTGGTTCTCGAAGTTGCACAGCACCTTGGCGAAAACGAAGTCCGTACCATCGCGATGGACTCCAGCGAAGGTCTCGTCCGCGGCCAGCAAGTCAGCGATACCGGTGCTCCGATCATGGTACCGGTCGGCAACGAGACGCTCGGCCGTATCATGAACGTCATCGGTGAGCCGGTCGACGAAGCAGGTCCGCTGGTTACCGCCCACAAGCGCGCCATCCACCAGGACGCGCCGTCCTATGTCGAGCAGTCGACGGAAGCGCAGATCCTCGTCACCGGCATCAAGGTCGTCGACCTTCTCGCCCCCTATGCACGCGGCGGCAAGATCGGCCTCTTCGGCGGCGCCGGCGTCGGCAAGACCGTGTTGATCATGGAACTGATCAACAACGTCGCCAAGGCGCATGGTGGTTATTCGGTTTTTGCGGGCGTCGGTGAACGCACCCGCGAAGGCAATGACCTTTACCATGAAATGATCGAATCGAACGTCAACAAGCATGGCGGCGGCGAAGGCTCGAAGGCCGCGCTGGTTTACGGCCAGATGAACGAACCGCCGGGCGCCCGCGCCCGCGTCGCTCTGACCGGCCTGACGGTCGCCGAACACTTCCGCGACCAGGGCCAGGACGTTCTGTTCTTCGTCGACAACATCTTCCGCTTCACCCAGGCAGGTTCCGAAGTTTCGGCTCTGCTCGGCCGCATCCCTTCGGCCGTCGGTTATCAGCCGACGCTGGCCACCGACATGGGCCAAATGCAGGAGCGCATCACCACGACGACAACCGGCTCGATCACGTCGGTCCAGGCCATTTACGTTCCGGCCGACGACTTGACCGACCCGGCGCCGGCAACCTCGTTCGCGCACCTTGACGCAACGACGGTTCTGTCGCGCTCGATCGCTGAAAAGGGCATCTATCCGGCCGTTGACCCGCTCGACTCGACCTCGCGCATGCTGGATCCGCTGGTCGTCGGCGAAGAGCATTATGAAGTCGCCCGTAAGGTCCAGTCGACGCTGCAGCGTTACAAGGCCCTGCAGGACATCATCGCCATCCTCGGCATGGATGAACTGTCCGAAGAGGACAAGATCGCTGTTGCTCGCGCCCGCAAAATCGAGCGGTTCCTGTCGCAGCCGTTCTTCGTCGCCGAAGTATTCACCGGCTCGCCGGGCAAGCTGGTTGCTCTTGAAGACACGATCAAGGGCTTCAAGGGCCTGGTCAACGGTGAATACGATCACCTGCCGGAAGCTGCCTTCTACATGGTCGGCTCGATGGAAGAAGCGATCGAAAAGGCCAAGAAGCTCGCAGCTGTTTAA
- a CDS encoding F0F1 ATP synthase subunit epsilon yields the protein MADNFNFELVSPERLLLSEMVTEVVIPATEGEMTVMAHHAPTMTTVKPGVVSVRSASGKKQDYVVFGGFADILPTGCTLLAESAVPVEELHKDELTRRIEAARAELENTELHEHKSKLEHFIMELTHLSGVVQQD from the coding sequence ATGGCTGACAATTTCAACTTTGAGCTCGTTTCGCCGGAGCGTCTGCTGCTGTCGGAGATGGTGACCGAGGTCGTCATTCCCGCAACCGAGGGCGAGATGACTGTTATGGCGCACCACGCGCCGACAATGACGACGGTCAAGCCTGGTGTCGTGAGCGTCCGTTCGGCTTCCGGCAAGAAGCAGGACTACGTCGTATTCGGCGGCTTTGCCGATATCCTGCCGACCGGCTGCACATTGCTTGCCGAATCCGCCGTTCCGGTCGAGGAACTTCACAAAGACGAGCTGACGCGTCGCATCGAGGCCGCCCGCGCGGAACTCGAGAATACCGAGCTGCATGAGCACAAGTCGAAGCTCGAGCATTTCATCATGGAACTGACGCATCTGAGCGGCGTCGTCCAGCAGGATTGA
- a CDS encoding sugar transferase has product MNAFTSKTNSRFDPSQRQDKTKTLVIANSNIRQPDSFSLVERKWIVRLGMKRLFDIVASASALIVLAPFFLAIALFIKLDDGGPVFFRQIRWGLHGRKITVFKFRSMRADACDPSGIQQTVEGDSRLTAIGAVLRRTNIDELPQLFNVLLGEMSLVGPRCHAINMRAAGRLYEELVPDYHQRHIMRPGITGLAQTRGWRGPTARPLQARARIACDIYYVRHFSLLLDVKILWKTLVIELRGGTGY; this is encoded by the coding sequence ATGAATGCTTTTACTTCGAAGACGAATTCACGCTTCGATCCGTCTCAGCGTCAGGACAAAACCAAGACCCTGGTTATCGCCAACTCCAACATTCGCCAGCCGGATAGCTTTTCCCTTGTCGAAAGAAAGTGGATCGTGCGGCTGGGCATGAAGCGGCTGTTCGATATCGTCGCCTCCGCCAGCGCCCTCATCGTGCTGGCGCCGTTTTTTCTGGCAATCGCTCTCTTCATCAAACTCGACGATGGCGGTCCGGTATTTTTCCGCCAGATCCGCTGGGGGCTGCACGGCCGGAAGATCACGGTTTTCAAGTTCCGCTCGATGCGCGCCGACGCTTGTGATCCGAGCGGCATTCAGCAGACCGTCGAGGGCGACAGCCGGCTGACAGCTATCGGCGCTGTGCTTCGAAGGACCAACATCGACGAGCTGCCGCAGCTTTTCAACGTCCTTTTGGGCGAGATGTCGCTGGTCGGTCCGCGCTGCCATGCGATCAATATGCGCGCAGCCGGCAGGCTCTACGAGGAGCTGGTGCCGGACTACCACCAACGCCACATCATGCGCCCCGGCATCACCGGCCTGGCGCAGACACGCGGCTGGCGTGGCCCGACGGCACGGCCGTTACAAGCCCGCGCCCGCATCGCCTGCGATATCTACTATGTCAGGCATTTCAGCCTACTGCTTGACGTGAAGATTCTATGGAAGACGCTCGTCATCGAGCTGCGTGGCGGCACCGGCTACTGA
- a CDS encoding acyltransferase family protein, with protein MRQQERLAGADFLRATACLLVLAHHLALRLDMRRIPDELGSTANILRFGNFGVAIFFVLSGFLLAHPFWRALDDGSTMPSLRHYTIRRAARIAPGFWAAATVSFAVSLTLLALPLTPELAFRYVSGLLFMSQWHWRTFFPVEADGPLWSIPFEVTSYVLLPVCFFLLFRLPVLRQRPLLARFAWFCVIAGVLLAHVLILTVFPLDDIGRGWQYGLEGGAKEWMPRYNPIGFFAVFALGALAAGIEVMLPRRPSAWFDAAALLALAVAGYRLVISPGGSAEAYGWLEIPYGFPTFPLAIATALVSLCHSQQLGGLLDNAPVRYIAKISFGIYIWQEVILISIQRLDPGSFGVSSENVVTGWLQSCGLATALVLLVASLSYHMLEKPAIDVGNRLTSRQSNRATPFKV; from the coding sequence ATGCGACAACAGGAGAGACTGGCCGGAGCGGACTTTCTGCGCGCGACGGCCTGTCTGCTTGTGCTCGCCCACCACCTCGCGCTCCGATTGGACATGCGCAGAATTCCCGACGAACTGGGATCTACCGCAAACATCCTACGCTTCGGCAATTTCGGCGTTGCCATCTTCTTCGTGCTCAGCGGCTTTCTTCTTGCCCATCCCTTCTGGCGCGCGCTCGATGACGGCAGCACCATGCCCAGCCTCCGCCATTACACAATCCGCAGGGCGGCGCGCATCGCCCCGGGCTTCTGGGCAGCCGCAACCGTCAGCTTCGCCGTCAGCCTGACGCTGCTTGCGCTGCCGCTGACGCCGGAGCTCGCCTTCCGCTACGTCTCCGGGCTGCTGTTCATGAGCCAGTGGCATTGGCGCACATTCTTTCCCGTCGAAGCCGACGGGCCGCTCTGGTCCATTCCCTTCGAGGTCACCAGCTATGTGCTCCTGCCCGTCTGCTTTTTCCTGCTGTTTCGTTTGCCCGTCCTGAGGCAGCGTCCGTTGCTTGCCCGCTTCGCCTGGTTCTGCGTCATCGCAGGCGTGCTCCTCGCTCATGTGCTGATCCTCACCGTCTTTCCGCTCGACGACATCGGACGCGGCTGGCAATACGGCCTCGAGGGCGGGGCGAAGGAGTGGATGCCGAGATATAATCCGATCGGCTTTTTCGCCGTCTTCGCACTCGGCGCGCTTGCCGCCGGCATCGAGGTCATGCTGCCAAGAAGGCCCTCCGCCTGGTTTGATGCCGCAGCGCTGCTGGCTCTTGCCGTTGCCGGCTACCGTCTTGTCATATCGCCCGGCGGCTCCGCCGAAGCTTACGGCTGGCTCGAAATTCCCTATGGTTTCCCGACCTTTCCGCTGGCGATCGCAACGGCTCTCGTTTCGCTCTGCCATTCGCAACAACTCGGCGGGCTGCTCGATAACGCGCCTGTCCGCTACATTGCAAAGATCTCCTTCGGCATCTATATCTGGCAGGAGGTCATCCTGATATCGATCCAGAGGCTCGACCCGGGCTCATTCGGCGTTTCCTCGGAAAATGTCGTCACCGGCTGGTTGCAGTCCTGTGGACTGGCCACAGCGCTCGTCCTTCTGGTCGCAAGTCTCAGCTATCATATGCTGGAAAAGCCGGCGATCGACGTCGGCAATCGCCTGACATCCCGCCAATCCAATCGGGCTACTCCTTTCAAAGTATAA
- a CDS encoding ABC transporter substrate-binding protein encodes MLLLTRRQTIFAAIAASLAGRPAFAQSAPAKVRMALDWTPNTNHIGIYVAKAKGFYEAAGLDVEILPFTDTSAGTLVSNGVADFGISSEIEALMQRAAGGDVKMVYGVVQTETARLIYKGGRDDIKSPRDLDGKTYGGFGGTWESALISAMIRNDGGKGEVKTVTLGTSAYEALDNGSIDFTLEIYTWEGIAAELENRKIGRFHYADYGVPDEQTTVIVSSDAYLSASPENARAFIQATRKGYAYSVDHPDEACELLISASNGALMNTELVKASQKALIDGHFLKSEAGVIGTLDPAKADAIGGFLVENGILVDANGAALKEKPDFSTYYTNELLA; translated from the coding sequence ATGCTGCTTCTCACCCGTCGCCAGACGATCTTCGCCGCCATCGCCGCAAGCCTTGCCGGCCGCCCGGCCTTCGCCCAGTCGGCGCCCGCAAAGGTGCGCATGGCGCTTGATTGGACGCCCAACACCAACCATATCGGCATCTATGTCGCCAAGGCGAAGGGCTTCTACGAGGCCGCCGGTCTCGACGTCGAGATCCTTCCATTCACCGACACCAGCGCCGGAACGCTGGTGTCGAACGGCGTCGCCGATTTCGGCATCAGCAGCGAGATCGAGGCCCTCATGCAGCGCGCCGCCGGCGGCGACGTGAAGATGGTCTACGGCGTCGTCCAGACCGAAACAGCGCGCCTGATCTACAAAGGCGGACGCGACGACATCAAGAGCCCTAGGGACCTCGACGGCAAGACCTATGGCGGCTTCGGCGGAACCTGGGAGAGCGCTTTGATTTCCGCGATGATCCGCAACGATGGCGGCAAAGGCGAGGTCAAGACCGTCACGCTCGGCACCTCCGCCTACGAGGCGCTGGACAATGGCTCGATCGATTTCACGCTGGAGATCTATACCTGGGAAGGCATCGCCGCCGAGCTGGAAAACCGCAAGATCGGCCGCTTCCATTATGCCGATTATGGCGTTCCCGACGAGCAGACGACGGTCATCGTCTCCAGCGACGCCTATCTCTCGGCAAGTCCGGAAAATGCCCGCGCTTTCATTCAGGCAACGCGAAAGGGTTATGCCTATTCCGTCGATCATCCCGACGAAGCCTGCGAGCTGCTGATATCAGCAAGCAACGGCGCACTGATGAACACGGAACTGGTGAAAGCTTCGCAGAAGGCATTGATCGACGGACACTTCCTGAAGTCCGAGGCCGGCGTGATCGGCACCCTCGACCCGGCCAAGGCCGATGCCATCGGCGGCTTCCTGGTCGAGAACGGCATCCTGGTCGACGCGAATGGCGCCGCACTCAAGGAGAAGCCGGACTTTTCCACCTATTATACCAACGAACTGCTGGCCTAA
- a CDS encoding ABC transporter ATP-binding protein, with product MSDTMVELRNIAKSFDGMEVLGDISLTVANGEFVSIVGPSGSGKSTVLRLLTQALRPDSGTVLFKGAPLERAPHTFAFMPQRDALMPWRRIIDNAALGLEVRGMSRRAARATVAPLFERFGLAGFEHHYPSELSGGMRQRAALLRTVVQTQDMLLLDEPFGALDALTRTQIQEWLQGMWTEHRWTALLITHDVREAVFLSDRIYVLSARPARIIREFHVPLPRPRSIADLGSPAAQAIETEILQTLLHPLEQDDFRPVGVKSESCSNLKS from the coding sequence ATGAGCGATACGATGGTCGAACTGCGCAACATCGCGAAGTCCTTCGACGGCATGGAGGTGCTGGGCGATATTTCGCTCACTGTCGCCAACGGCGAGTTCGTTTCGATCGTCGGCCCGTCCGGCTCCGGAAAATCGACGGTGCTCCGATTGCTGACACAGGCGCTTCGCCCGGATTCCGGCACCGTGCTTTTCAAGGGTGCGCCGCTGGAACGGGCGCCGCACACCTTTGCCTTCATGCCGCAGCGCGATGCGCTGATGCCCTGGCGCCGGATCATCGACAATGCCGCACTTGGCCTCGAAGTGCGCGGCATGAGCCGCCGCGCGGCCCGCGCCACCGTGGCGCCCCTGTTTGAGCGCTTCGGCCTTGCCGGTTTTGAACACCATTATCCATCCGAACTTTCCGGCGGCATGCGACAGCGCGCCGCCCTGCTGCGCACTGTCGTCCAGACCCAGGACATGCTGCTGCTCGACGAGCCGTTCGGCGCGCTCGACGCGCTGACCCGCACGCAGATCCAGGAATGGCTGCAGGGCATGTGGACCGAACACCGCTGGACGGCGCTGCTGATCACCCACGATGTCCGCGAGGCCGTGTTCCTCTCCGACCGGATCTACGTGCTTTCGGCCCGCCCGGCGCGTATCATCCGCGAATTCCACGTTCCCCTGCCCCGTCCGAGAAGCATTGCCGATCTCGGCTCGCCGGCGGCCCAGGCGATCGAAACCGAAATCCTGCAAACACTGCTTCATCCGCTAGAACAGGATGACTTTAGGCCGGTCGGCGTAAAATCTGAATCCTGTTCTAATTTAAAGAGTTAG
- a CDS encoding ABC transporter permease, whose translation MTSPQPSDSRLAALRAALYRGIPAFLAGCAFLVAWELYVDLSGIKPSILPAPSRIVIQGWLNREALISNTWPTLGATLGGFALSLAFAFAASILMDFVPFMRRALLPIFIASQTLPLVAIAPLVVLWFGFGLLPKILLVALVTFFPLLVALLQGYQSTDRDIAELLNSMKASRWRIFRLARLPSALPYFFAGLRISITYAVVGAIFAEYAGAARGLGIYILNAKNNFRPDLVLAAVVISAVLTLCLFGLTLLIQRLVMPWQRSQEPRR comes from the coding sequence ATGACATCGCCACAACCATCGGATTCGCGCCTTGCCGCGCTCCGCGCCGCTCTCTACCGGGGCATACCCGCCTTTCTCGCGGGCTGCGCCTTTTTGGTGGCATGGGAACTCTATGTCGATCTTTCCGGCATCAAACCTTCCATCCTGCCGGCGCCTTCGCGCATCGTCATCCAGGGCTGGCTGAACCGTGAAGCGCTGATATCAAATACCTGGCCGACGCTGGGTGCGACGCTCGGCGGTTTCGCACTGTCGCTTGCCTTCGCCTTCGCCGCTTCGATCCTGATGGATTTCGTGCCTTTTATGCGCCGGGCGTTGCTGCCGATTTTCATCGCCAGCCAGACGTTGCCGCTGGTGGCGATCGCGCCCCTTGTCGTCCTCTGGTTCGGTTTCGGCCTGTTGCCGAAGATCCTGCTGGTGGCGCTCGTCACCTTCTTTCCGCTGCTGGTCGCCCTGCTGCAGGGCTATCAATCGACCGACCGCGACATCGCCGAATTGCTGAACTCGATGAAGGCGAGCCGCTGGCGGATTTTCCGCCTGGCACGGCTTCCCTCCGCGCTGCCCTATTTCTTCGCCGGCCTCAGGATCTCGATCACCTATGCCGTCGTCGGCGCGATCTTTGCCGAATATGCCGGCGCCGCCCGCGGCCTCGGCATCTATATCCTCAACGCCAAGAATAATTTCCGCCCCGATCTCGTGCTTGCCGCCGTCGTCATCAGCGCCGTGCTCACCCTCTGCCTCTTCGGGCTGACGCTGTTGATCCAGCGCCTCGTCATGCCCTGGCAACGATCCCAGGAGCCGCGTCGATGA
- a CDS encoding YkoF family thiamine/hydroxymethylpyrimidine-binding protein — MFSGAQVSLYPMSGNFVAIILDAVKALDPYRDRLRIETDDISTLLVGPPDVLFAAMRDLFVAAANTGEHCVLSAAVSRGCPGEPDDTICGVNPAAGRAEPLADRITSALAAVETTDETGQPATAQFSLYVMGTGSHMDEIYGCIDFLKRSGTFDRAKNFCTRLRGDAGALFATIHEAFYRFGDPEGHVTLDITVSANTAPRVLADARDAVTL; from the coding sequence ATGTTCTCAGGCGCACAAGTGTCACTCTATCCGATGTCCGGCAATTTTGTCGCCATCATTCTCGATGCCGTCAAGGCGCTCGATCCCTATCGCGACCGGCTGCGCATCGAGACCGATGACATCTCCACCCTGCTGGTCGGCCCGCCTGACGTCCTTTTCGCGGCCATGCGCGATCTTTTCGTCGCCGCCGCCAACACCGGCGAGCATTGCGTGCTGTCTGCCGCGGTCTCACGCGGCTGCCCAGGCGAGCCCGACGACACCATCTGCGGCGTCAACCCCGCCGCCGGCCGGGCGGAGCCGCTTGCCGACCGGATTACATCAGCGCTTGCCGCCGTTGAAACCACCGACGAAACCGGACAGCCGGCGACCGCGCAATTCTCGCTCTACGTCATGGGAACCGGCAGCCATATGGACGAGATCTATGGCTGTATCGATTTCCTGAAGCGCTCCGGCACCTTCGACCGCGCCAAGAATTTCTGCACCCGGCTGCGGGGCGATGCCGGCGCCCTCTTTGCGACCATTCATGAGGCCTTCTATCGCTTCGGCGACCCGGAGGGACACGTGACACTCGACATCACGGTCTCCGCCAATACAGCGCCGCGCGTCTTAGCAGACGCAAGGGACGCTGTAACACTTTAA
- a CDS encoding NADPH-dependent FMN reductase produces MKTSTRLAVIYGSTREGRICDRVVRWLTQELARFPQFDIDVIDPLDFALPINRAVAHPEIDRLAGRLGLADAFIIVTPEYNHSFTASLKSIVDSFFEPWQGKPVAFVSYGGISGGLRAVEQLRLVFAELHAVTIRDSVSFTAPWNRFDPEGRLDDPADAMRLLDRMMARLEWWTRALVAARSNRPYADIAA; encoded by the coding sequence ATGAAAACATCCACCAGGCTGGCGGTCATCTACGGAAGCACGAGGGAAGGCCGCATCTGCGACCGGGTGGTCAGATGGCTGACACAGGAACTCGCCCGCTTCCCGCAATTTGATATCGACGTCATCGACCCGCTGGATTTCGCCCTGCCGATCAACCGTGCCGTGGCGCATCCCGAAATCGACAGGCTCGCCGGGCGGCTTGGCCTGGCCGACGCCTTCATCATCGTCACGCCGGAATACAATCACAGCTTCACCGCCTCGCTGAAGTCAATCGTCGATTCCTTCTTCGAGCCCTGGCAGGGCAAGCCGGTCGCCTTTGTTTCCTACGGCGGCATATCCGGCGGCCTGCGCGCCGTCGAACAGCTGCGCCTCGTCTTTGCCGAACTCCACGCCGTCACCATTCGCGATTCGGTCAGCTTTACCGCACCTTGGAACCGGTTCGACCCGGAGGGGCGGCTCGACGATCCAGCCGACGCAATGCGTTTGCTCGACCGGATGATGGCGAGGCTGGAATGGTGGACGCGGGCTCTTGTCGCCGCCCGCAGCAATCGTCCCTATGCCGATATCGCTGCCTGA